DNA from Pecten maximus chromosome 18, xPecMax1.1, whole genome shotgun sequence:
TTTGATATagcttcttttttttcttcaaaaacttTTACTTGCCAATATCCTACTACGTAATGCCAGTATTCTCTCATTGCAATACCAGAAGTGACGGATTTGTTCAATATTGCGTTTatgaaatcaaatattgtttattCTAAACATGATTCGTTTGTAACGCACGTTTTCATTGGATACAGACCATGTTCTTATCTGCGCCCATCGTGCttagccacgccccgtttctaatcaaaacaatatggcgtcatgTTCGCCTCTTAGCGTCTGACGTCACTCAACAGAGTCAACATATATAGTCTCAGAATTCTCAAAAACTCACAGGACAATTTGAAACTCATAATTCAAATGTcagtatttataattattatagcTTAAAGGCCGTGGATGGGGtataaaagggagacaactcaggAAAATGGAGGAATATGCAAAACTTCGGCTGCTTTCACTTCAGAGAAGGATTTtctataaattcgtgtttttcaTTAAAGCTGATGTTACGAATTTTGAGGGGATGAAGATATTCTTGTAAGGAATCTGAATATGGTAatggttttcttttttaaattctaatttagttttaatcctgatgtaaaatatttatttgccAATGTTGGAGGCTGtttatcaaatttgaaatttgcATTTGCCTCCCCGGAAGTTGATACCGGAAGTTTACATACACAGCGTTGCTATGACCCTAGCTACGCATGCTGAGTAAACAAAATCTCTTACCTTGTCAATATTTTGGCGGCAATGTCCAGAAACTAGATCCCTGAGGCACATATATGTTACAGGAATGTACATTAATCCAATTATCTCACACTTTTCctaaacaaatatgtataaagAAATTATCACCAGAGTTAATCGACTCCGTCACGATTTACAGTCTAAAATCACACAGGTTCTCTCGGCTAGTGGTCAGATTTAGTCCCATGTATGGAACACCATCTGGATTAGGATACCATGCTGCTCCTCACTAATTGTATAACACAGTTAGGCATAATGGCACATGGTTGACTAAAACAATGAGGACACTCATTTGACAGAGGATCTTTTGCAATAATAAATTCTGCATATTACTCTAGTTGAGATGAATCGTCGGTTTCTTCATATTCTTTTAGATATATTATCAGGCTCTGTCATTGTGGCTTTACATCTGTTTTCAAATTCATCACTGGCAgtaaaattttcattataaaccCTTTCCTCTAAATCCCAGTCATAATGTGCAAACAAACTAAAAATAGTGTCTCTCTGTTCCTGGTTCACAACTGAACAGTATTTTCTTTCCTTCTCCATGTTTATCTTGCCACACCTTACAAGTGACTGAGAGACCTACTGAGAATATTTCCCTCCAAACACTCCCTAGATTATATCTGTTTGACCAGTGAGATGGGGGTCAGTGTTTCCTGTTGCATCATAACATGTGTTTGGAAGAAGGTATCAAATTCAGTTTACTTGATATACCATTTACAATACAAAGGAATCCTTGAgcaattataaaatgaaaataggCATGAAATAAAGTTGCGCTATTCTAAATCCAAAACTCATTTGTGGTCACAAAGCTAGGTGTCCTGACAGCTATGAAATTTATCACACTGACTGCACTGGGATAGCCTAATTGTAAAACTAACCCCAACTTCAATGAAATTGACTTGACCTAAGGGGTCAACTTTTAAtcttaacatatatatgtacacaaatatttctGACGATATTCGGTTGATTGAAAGAAAAACTATAAACCCCCAACACACAATTATAGAAATTCTGTTTGGAACAAattcataaataatttatttcagtgatatgtataagctatacatataacaaaggaatACACACGTGAGAACAATCATATTGTGATTCAGTGAGCATCTGAATGTGACTAAGTGGATTACTAATTTGTGATTATGGTATAGGCATATATACTATATTTCAGGTTTGATTTATCCTATTtatttagatatctagtatTTATTCAGATAATTATTATCTAGAATGCTAAATACAGTACAAATTGATATCTGTTACTGACAAATATTcagatataatttacatgtttGAATTGAATACTGAAAAATGTATAGTACATAATAATAACAGGGGCCCTATTCATAAAGATATCTTAACTCgtttataagaaaaataaatgtctgtatttgaaataaatgttttttaggTGGTTTTTTTTGGCATGTAAATAGAAATGTCtatgtttaatttgaatatttctaaATCAATATGCAGGCTGTATCAAATCATAAATGACTGTGGTTATACTGTAGTGCTTCTGTATTGCTGTGACCATGTACACGTGGTTTAGGCCCATGTGGTTGTGTTAAATACAGCAGCAGCAAAGTCTGTTGTAGCCCCTCCTACTCCCTTATCGGCTTAATTGCTAACCACCcgggttttttttatgtaggtCATCCCCGGCCTTTAATATTTATCTGCTAAGAACGATACCCTATACTAGGTTAATTAACCAAAGTTaaggtattgttttgtataCCTATTTCGAGGCCCGTAATGTGTTAAAAATGGCAGGTGTCCGGTAGGCCTATAACCACGTAGCAGACACATGAACAGAAAGTACACTACCAAATGATAGGTATTGTGTTGAATAAATCAAAGAGAAATagtcatttcgtccgtgtgttgGCATCTAGCtaagtaaaatccgaaatgaaatggaacaaaaGGACAtaacttcacataacggttggGCATATAGAAACATCAACACTGGTTTTGTCGGAATGCACATATCACTATGCATACTGCAGAGTAAATCGAAATATGTCATTAAATAATGGTAACAGGACTTTGACAACATCCAAATACATGCTTCATCAACTttcgccagtatgggcgtgtCCAAATGACCGAGTTTGAAAGCATTATTTTGATTGGTCAGTCCGCTACAGTATGACACGTCAATAACGGAAGTCACATAGTAGGCCTACTTTACATCGTACTTGTAATGATGTAAAActatgtttctaaatatatttaacagtaaacgtgttagaatggggatagtatgttgttttgagtggctatactggcgattagaacataaAATTTGGTTTAATCTCTCGACCGAACACGGTCTAATTGTTCGTCAGTATAACCACTCAAAACAACGTAATATCCCCTAAAACTAAACTGTTCATGTAGTTATATTTTGATTAAACGTTTGtcaagaaatatattttcagaTTATTATTAGGAAAATTGAACAATAACATCAGTTTTCTCTATCAACAAAGTAATGCTAAATTAATACAGATGGTACAACGAAATTGACAACAAAAATCACAAATGtcttaaggattgattgtcaattgtgttgcttgcatggactgatgaagggaagtgaacctcgtgcaaatggtacatgaactgcgatatatttacgttaaccaaattaaaaacccTGCCGCCAATTaaattgcaaaattcggtcgcaacgatgtgacgtaagtgcgtcactttgtaacatcgttatacttatcgtacatgtgtgcacagtagtggaacagcagactgtcagctattctcgtcgccaaggcaacacaaaatatagttaGTTCAGTGAAATaccaaaacattaaaaaacagtgtttatatacTCTCTAAAGCCTTGAAAAAAACGATTTTGTAAAGTTTcataatttgaatgaatgttggatttttagtcttgcgattatttatagatctatttcatatgttactcaaaatttaacGTCGAACCCCTGCGAccgtatgtgatgcagtctaatagccgggaacaacgtggattttagtcgcaggttagctgatgatatatatagtgttcttaaaatatttcattccaTTGTGCgctggcgttttgggatgtaaattctgataatagtaagtaaagaaacattgatttgaaaattggcggtattcgacggccggaaacgtatggcaagccgtttggttttttacctattgaaatgaagatatctctatttaattaaagatatctctatttaaaatgaagatatctctatttaattagagatatctgtaatttaaataaagatatgtctaatttaaatacagatatctttatttctactgaaaatagagatatcttcttttaaattacagatatctctatttcaaattcagatatctctatttgaattacagatatctttaattgtaattgagatatctttattttaaatagagatatctttaattcttgtccaattaaagatatctttatttaaaatagagatatctctatttgaattaaagatatccctattttaaatagatatctttaattttgtttaaatagagatgtcttcattttaaatacagatatctctaattcaaatacagatatctctaattcaattaaagatatctctattttaaaaagagatatctttaatttaataAGAGATATCTGCAATTACTttgcaatacagatatctctatttcaaatacagatatctctatttgaattaaagatatctgtatttacacgTGTTTGCTCAGTGCGaagattaatattgaaacacaaagaaaataatgattactcCCTAATCCTGATCAGTGTTAACAAAACGCTTGTAATTAAATTGGACTAGAGAGATGTAGGTCTAAACCGATAAACTTGCTACTTGGAGGGGATTTCTAAAGAACAGAACATGGCAACTGTTCTACGGGAAATAGAGCGAACTGTTGCAGCTTTACGCAGGGTAAACTAACCTAATTCCAGCCCCATTGTACTTTGAATGTTTGCTGCGGCTACTAGATGCTCTTCAAGCTTCCAAGTGACTTATAATACTTTCAAACAAATCAGTTTCTACTGTTTAAATACATAGCAGTTATCAGAGTCCTTAAAACGTTTGTAACATATTGGTTTATATACAAAGAAGGCAGAAGTACCTATCTTCAGCCTAGTAGTTCCTAACTCCAGCCAGTCAGTACCTTATTTCAGCCATACAGTCCCTAATTCCAGCCGGGTACCAAATACATCTCCGAGAATCAATATACAGGTCAGTTTAGCAAAacataagtaaaacaaataGAGTAAATagtataatttaattaatttatataattgcAACAAAATGAAAAGCAACTTTTAAGAatctactaggcctatatgtggctatattgatatgtctaCATGCATTTGCCTCTATGACCATTTTCAATTTTTGCTGGAcgtttttttcacttttttttttattttggtgtaCATTTTTCTGCTTCTCGCTTGAGAGTCCTTTGTAGTTTTGCCGtttcctttttattttctttgtctTGCTTTGCTTCcaactgttttgttttgtggCTGATCACTTCCTCCGATGTCAACACAAAATATCTTTCTTGtacttttttcttattttttacGGAAGTGGTGCTTGTCGGATACGGCAATACATCTGCATCCTTATCGAAGGGAGAAGACGTATTTTGAAATGGGAACCGGCTAATAGCTTTCTGATTCACATCATTGGTTATCTGAAAAAAGTGTTTGTCATAAAAGAGTTACTTTCACACTTATACCCATATATAATCAAACTACACATCAAATGTTCTAATTTTAGTTTCATTAATTTCTAGTGTCATTTTAGgtggataataataataaaaaaacaatgtatatttcactACCTGCTCAATGTTTTACCCTTCCCAGTCCTTGTATTGTGATAATTTATAATAGGATAATATGTATGTCCTTGTATAACTTATGGAAATTAATACAGAAAGTAACATTTTCTGAAGATATCcatttatcaaattaaagtaaatattatCTAAACGTGTTGAAACAATACCTGGCTATTCTCTTCAGGTGTTGAGAAAATATTGCCTTGTATTAAGGCTTTTAGTACTTCATCATCGGCAATGTCCAACATCAATGTCTGATCAACTTTATCTAGAATGACATCAGTGAGAATGTCATCTGGAATAGGTGCCTCCTGATTGGCAACAGTGGCCGGAGTCTCTGGAGGGCCAACAGTAACGAGGGTCTCCTGAGGGACAACAGTGGTCGGAGTCTCCTGAAGGACACCAATGGCCGGAGTCTCCTGGGGGACAACAGTAACGAGGGTCTCCTGAGGGACAACAGTGGCCGGAGTCTCTGGAGGGACACCAGTGACCGGAGTCTCTGGAGGGACACCAGTGGCCGGAGTCTCCTGATGGGCAATAGTGGCCTGAATTTCCTGAGGGACTCCGTGCACACTCACCTGAAAAATGAAAACCAAAAAATCAGAACATAAATTgagcaaatatttacattgattaCATGGCCTCTCttaatgtaatgtcaatattaCTGCCTTGACATAATTTATGTTAGGCCTAGGGCCtatatatagaaaatctttgAGTGAACTTAATCATTACCTTTTCCATTCGTGTGGCAGAGTTGGGTTGATATGCATCCTGAGGTATCACCCCTGGGTTTAGTGGATAAACATCATATGCTTTAAACCCACTCTTCAAATTTCCCTCTGTCATGCCTTCTGTCCACGCCTTTTGCATTAACCCACAAAAGGTTACTTTGGACACCACTGTACCCGGATTGTCATTCATAAGGTTAGTACAGGCTTTGTTATAGGCTTTTTTGAATGGTCCAAAAACAGTCCTGAAATATaaattgtgacattgtatttttatatacatttatactgtatttgtaAGCCTTATGACATGCCAGAGAAATATTACATGATGCTGCCTGAAGTAaagtttttaatttatattatactgatattacgTACCGATCTAGAGGCTGCAGCCAATGAGATGTATGCTCAGGTAGCTCCACTATGATGACATTGTTGTCTCTCGCTTCTGTTAGCAGCTCAACGTAGTTATGGCTGTTGTGGCCATCCATCAACAGAAGCTGTGGTCTCTGTGGACCGATCAAGGGGAGGAAATGGTCTTTGAACCATCTTTCCATAATTCCCTGTAAATTGTCCCAAATAGATCGCcaatatgtactcttatataaacaaatattgacgataatgatatacatttgtataccaATACTGCAGTCAAACACAAAATTAGATTTGTATTTTAACTTATTTTGACTAGTAATTTATTTGGCATACTTTCACTCATAGGATCGATCTATAATTACTAACACATCTTCAACACAGTATTCATTTTAAAGAGTTTCTTGAAATGTACTTCACTGAATAATATTCTtctcaaatacatatatatataataatgatctACTCCATGAACAAATTAAAGTGTGTATTTATCTTAATTATCACAGTATTTAATTACCATTTTCGTCCATCCAGAATCGGACACACTGAATTTTGTATTTACTGGGGCATCCTGTGTCCGTAGGGATTGTAGAGTTTTAACCGTTTTCCCTTTAATGACACATAGAGGAGGCAGCATGGTCCCGTTTGCGTTACCACAACAAAGCATATTTATGGTCTCCCTATTGCCACTTGTCCGACTCTGTAGGTACTTGGAACCCGTTCTGAAATATAGTGTATGCATATTGTACAAGTAATTGTTTCGAGATTATTCGGTTTCATTGCAAGTTTTTCTCAAATTTGCAATGCATTTTCTTTTGAATATGTtaatatgtatattgaatatttgTATAGTTAATGAATTTCATACCTTGCAATAATCAGTCCAGGGTTATGCGACAGAGAGCAACCCGTCTCGTCCATGTTCCAAATCCGATCTGGCATGATGTCGATGCTGTGCTGCTTCATTACGTTAGACAACTGATCGAAATATTTTGAAACGTAGCTCTTGCTCATACAAGCATGGCGAACAGCTGCTGTACTTTCTGGCCTCCTAAGGCTTATGTTGCCCTGACGGTTTTTTTTATCCCCTTCCACCATTTTTCAGATGGAACGGACCGTTTGAATGGTGTGTTTCTTTTTTTTGCAAGGTCTGCTGCATATCtatataagtaaatatttgataaaatcagaAAGATCAGTATCAGCAAGTGATCATATTTGTAAGTTATACACATTTGTATAGCAATGAAAATCCACTCAttatacacacattatacatgtcATTTAAGGAACCAACCAAAACGCCAAATTTGTAGTATGGATATGACCGACCAGTCTTGTAATCGAACCAGAGGTCTGAGACAAAACttgttattgaaatattttaaactaCCTTAAAAAATTCCCATGGACGCTCTATTGCTGGCGTAGTCTATGAGTTTCTCTTCATCGTCTGTGGACAGCTTCGGCTTGCGCCCAGGGAGGGATCCATCCTCAACACGATTGTGGATTCTATCTTGTATGGTACCCCTTGGTATACCATACGTCCTAGAGGCCTCTCTTATACTAAGAGTCCCACTTTTTATATCGGCCAAGGCTGTGGTCATTTGTTCCACTGACCAGTTTTTGTGTTTTCCTCGTGGACCTGGtgttggattttttttgtttttcccatAATTATTCTTAAAGAAAGATATATACTTATGTCATGCATTGTATGTCACTATGTGTAAGAAGAAAACCGCCTAGGTTTATCAATGACACACAGGCAATGTTAGAATTACATTACAGTATTACTGCAGATGATATTTCAATAACAGCAGctaaatttatacatttatacattattatttaatctaAATTCTATAAAttgttatcaatttgttattatttctaaataataaTCTATGTTATTACTTCATGCATCATGTATGCCTAGCGCAGGTGTAAGATTTAACAACGTACCCAATTCCAGCCCCCTAGTACCTAATTCCAGCCTAGGCTGGATTACGGTACAACAGGGGGCTGGAATTGGGTAAATGTCAACTATTTTGtcaatatgttgtttatttatttatcacaGATATTCTGATGAAACAATAGTCATTTAAACAAAGCAAATTATTTGAATTGCTCTCATAGTAGTAGCAAgtaaacttcttttcaatatgGACCAGATAAAGAAAGCGTTTTGTCGATGCATTACCTGAAAAGTTGTCTTCTTCTGGTGCACTGCTTTTGCACTTTTCAAACTTTGCCGCCAAAACAACTTCAAGGTCACTGAGGACACTTGcaacattgaaaacaaaaactgcACGTCCCTTAGATCAATACAAATCATTGTCAAATGTGATTGGCACACACAAACACTCTGTATGCCAGAGTAAAAAAGTGGCTGGAATTAGGTACATGGCTGGAATTAGGTTGAAAGCAGCACACGATCTGCATTTCCCGCCATTTTGCGTCACTACTGCTTTACTTCCGTCATGCGCAAAAGGGAGAATCAATGGAGCAGTCGTTTTTCCTATTTGAtggttaaatacagatatctctatttcatgtcaaataaaaatatcaaataaacatatctgtatttctacaacaattagagatatctgtatttgaaatagagatatctttaattgaattagagatatctgtatttgaattagagatatctgtatttgaattaaagatatctttattttaataatgtgtccctgtgctcgatatagcatactgctGCGACCAGTCTGCTTTGTGTAGTTAAACagtgttaaaattgaggtttattttctgtgaccactaaaatggtttcaagcatggcattcgagatgcagctaacgttagacctactgcgctacgttggtcatgagctcggtgctatcgggagtgtcagtgttctgtcagatcctgtttttTAAACTGTCTGCAtaatactggcatttttattagcacataaagtGGCTCttccacttgtgtttatatacgtttataacaatgttacacaattcacaaaatgaaagtgcattcaagtccgagacggtacagaactcgatcgccattgtaaactcagtgaatgtattcacacgccggcaagaaagtgattcgtctctcagaacagaagcacgcgacccaaaattTTCAACAGGAAATGAAGTAATCTCAGTTTAGTAGGTTCATTtaggcggagcgaagtgaaaatgtaaatattatcaagTCTATATCATCACTGTGGGATTTTGTCATCATAAAATGCTTACAGATGTATGAGTGAAAAGATACAGACATTTTCCCCTCGACCTTTAatttagtgaccttgacctttggtcacttgaattattgtttaaatCCGACCAGcttttcttcataatgtcatagcATAAGGTTCATCAGTCAAAAATTACAAATTTGAGCTTCACGTTTGACCCAGTGCTATTTACCTGTGGTCAGGTGACTCGTAGAACTCCCATCAacctttttttcaataaaaagaTATCAAATTTGACCCTGACCCTGCTTCATCCCTAATAAGGTTAAATCCTTTCAGTCcaacagaagaaggattttagaGAATTTGCTCCCCTATTGGTCTCCGCCCATCAGGCCATCAGGCCCCTAGGTGGCCAGACCCACCgattatacaaaattggttccccttcacgGAAGGATGCTTCCGACCAAAAATCTTTTCAGTTCATGACTAGTTGCGATATttaggaaaagttgacggacaaGGACGGTGCGTATTTTTCCGGCCAGGTGAGCTGGAAATATTTAccatgaccttgaacttgaccCAACAACCCTGAAATTCAAACTTGTCTGATATCTTAGGGTCTTTTGTAATTACGTGAAGATTGACGACAGTCCTTTAACTAACAAACCTTGCCACTTCCTCACATAACAATTCACCAACTT
Protein-coding regions in this window:
- the LOC117316310 gene encoding uncharacterized protein LOC117316310; the encoded protein is MLPPLCVIKGKTVKTLQSLRTQDAPVNTKFSVSDSGWTKMGIMERWFKDHFLPLIGPQRPQLLLMDGHNSHNYVELLTEARDNNVIIVELPEHTSHWLQPLDRTVFGPFKKAYNKACTNLMNDNPGTVVSKVTFCGLMQKAWTEGMTEGNLKSGFKAYDVYPLNPGVIPQDAYQPNSATRMEKVSVHGVPQEIQATIAHQETPATGVPPETPVTGVPPETPATVVPQETLVTVVPQETPAIGVLQETPTTVVPQETLVTIKLIRH